One window of Thermocoleostomius sinensis A174 genomic DNA carries:
- a CDS encoding potassium channel family protein, translating to MRLQSRQFAVIGLGRFGRAVCMTLHHLGYEVLGVDSDERRVAQILTDQAAAHAIQLDSTEPSALKEAGLFEFDTVIVAIGNYIQESIITTLNLKDGGVRYVIAKASTDVHGKLLKKVGADHVIFPEYEMGCALARSLTKPSVLDRFEIDPDHSIVEVAIPAEFDGKTIVDLDLRKRYGINILAVGRDGRFDINPSPVTRLHKGWLMVVIGANKCIDQLPVG from the coding sequence ATGCGGTTGCAAAGCCGCCAGTTTGCTGTGATTGGTCTGGGGCGATTTGGACGAGCGGTGTGCATGACGTTGCACCATTTGGGTTATGAAGTTTTGGGCGTAGACTCGGACGAGCGGCGGGTGGCGCAAATTCTCACCGATCAAGCAGCGGCTCATGCGATTCAGCTAGACTCGACTGAACCGTCTGCCTTAAAGGAGGCTGGACTGTTTGAATTTGATACGGTAATTGTGGCGATCGGTAACTACATTCAGGAGAGCATTATTACAACTCTCAACTTAAAGGACGGCGGCGTGCGCTATGTGATTGCCAAAGCATCAACCGATGTACATGGCAAACTTTTAAAGAAAGTGGGAGCCGATCACGTAATCTTTCCCGAATATGAAATGGGCTGTGCGCTAGCCCGATCGCTAACAAAACCCAGTGTTCTCGATCGCTTTGAAATTGATCCAGACCACAGCATTGTGGAAGTTGCAATTCCAGCAGAATTTGATGGCAAAACGATCGTCGATTTGGATCTGCGCAAGCGCTATGGCATTAATATTCTGGCAGTTGGCAGAGATGGCAGATTTGATATCAACCCCAGCCCTGTCACTCGGCTACACAAGGGTTGGTTAATGGTTGTGATTGGTGCAAACAAATGCATTGATCAGCTACCAGTGGGATAG